The Fictibacillus arsenicus genome contains a region encoding:
- the rocF gene encoding arginase produces MLKDISVIGVPMDLGQMRRGVDMGPSAIRYAGIIERLENLNYQVEDLGDIEIARPEKQSIENEGNLKNLNGVLEASEKLSESVSSVITNKKFPLVLGGDHSIAIGTLAGVSKHYENLGVIWYDAHGDLNTADTSPSGNIHGMPLAASIGIGHEMLTNISGYTPKVKPENIVIIGARSLDEGERELIKEKGIKVYTMHEVDRLGMTKVMEETIEYLAHTDGVHLSLDLDGLDPHDAPGVGTPVLGGISYRESHLAMEMLAEAEIITSAEFVEVNPILDEKNKTATVAVALMGSLFGEKLL; encoded by the coding sequence ATGTTAAAAGATATATCAGTGATCGGAGTACCGATGGATTTAGGACAAATGCGACGCGGTGTAGATATGGGGCCTAGTGCTATTCGATATGCAGGAATTATTGAGCGTTTAGAAAACCTTAACTATCAGGTTGAGGATTTAGGTGATATTGAAATTGCTCGTCCAGAAAAACAAAGCATTGAAAACGAAGGTAATCTTAAAAACTTAAACGGTGTTTTGGAAGCAAGTGAAAAGCTTTCTGAATCTGTTTCCAGTGTAATTACGAACAAAAAGTTCCCGCTAGTATTAGGCGGAGATCACAGTATTGCGATTGGAACTTTAGCAGGGGTTTCAAAACATTACGAAAACCTTGGTGTTATCTGGTACGATGCTCATGGCGATCTGAATACCGCAGATACTTCTCCAAGCGGCAATATACACGGAATGCCTTTAGCTGCCAGTATCGGAATTGGTCATGAGATGCTAACGAACATCAGCGGCTATACACCTAAAGTGAAGCCGGAAAACATTGTTATCATTGGAGCGCGTTCACTAGATGAAGGTGAGAGAGAACTCATAAAAGAAAAGGGAATTAAAGTTTACACGATGCATGAAGTGGATCGTCTTGGTATGACAAAAGTTATGGAAGAGACGATCGAATATTTAGCACATACTGACGGGGTTCACCTTAGTCTTGATCTTGATGGATTAGATCCCCACGACGCCCCTGGAGTAGGTACTCCTGTACTTGGGGGAATCAGCTACAGAGAGAGTCATCTGGCGATGGAGATGCTAGCAGAAGCAGAAATTATTACTTCTGCAGAGTTTGTGGAAGTTAATCCGATTCTTGATGAGAAGAACAAAACAGCAACCGTTGCTGTCGCATTAATGGGATCTTTATTTGGAGAAAAGCTTTTATAA
- a CDS encoding aspartyl-phosphate phosphatase Spo0E family protein: MYRDLLIEQIEHSRQQMNELSKHLPLIAEEVVELSQEIDQLLNQYQRINEKEQLLP; the protein is encoded by the coding sequence ATGTATAGGGATTTATTGATTGAACAAATCGAACACTCCAGACAGCAAATGAATGAACTTTCGAAACATCTACCCTTAATTGCAGAAGAAGTTGTAGAACTTTCTCAAGAAATAGACCAGCTGCTAAATCAATATCAACGCATAAATGAAAAAGAACAGTTGCTTCCGTAA
- the sigW gene encoding RNA polymerase sigma factor SigW has translation MDALVANMVAQVKKGDQEAFEGIVDLFKDKIYRHCYRMVGNGHEAEDLAQETFLRAYRNISKYNNEFKFSTWIFRIATNLCIDRLRKKKPDYYLDAEVPGTDGATMYSQLSSEEPLPEQVVTENERWNELQEEIMKLPEKYRTAIVLKYVEDLSLEEISHIMDIPVPTVKTRIHRGREALKKVFQMVVKTR, from the coding sequence ATGGACGCCTTAGTAGCGAATATGGTTGCCCAAGTCAAAAAAGGGGACCAGGAAGCGTTTGAAGGCATTGTAGACCTTTTTAAAGATAAAATATACCGGCATTGTTACCGGATGGTCGGCAATGGACACGAAGCAGAAGATTTAGCACAAGAAACTTTTTTAAGAGCTTACCGTAATATAAGTAAATACAACAATGAATTTAAATTTTCAACTTGGATTTTCAGAATTGCCACAAACCTATGCATCGACAGGCTCAGAAAGAAGAAACCTGATTACTACTTAGATGCTGAAGTGCCTGGCACTGACGGAGCTACGATGTATAGTCAGCTCTCATCTGAAGAACCGCTGCCTGAACAAGTCGTAACAGAAAACGAACGATGGAATGAACTGCAAGAAGAAATTATGAAGCTCCCCGAAAAGTATAGGACAGCGATTGTTCTAAAATATGTAGAAGATTTATCACTGGAAGAAATCAGCCACATCATGGACATACCCGTCCCAACTGTAAAAACTCGTATACATCGAGGCAGAGAAGCGCTGAAGAAAGTATTTCAAATGGTTGTAAAAACGAGGTGA
- a CDS encoding zf-HC2 domain-containing protein, translating to MQCEDSVFDELMNKVLDGEATTEEERVFHAHLEECESCKEEYELLLDTLKELQLQNHSIKAPEGFTQAVMAKLPKEKQQIKWKRWMQRHPALTAAAIFMFFMAASVFTSYNQQDLAVVKGEGNLQIKKAERVVVVPAGETIKGDLVVENADVRIEGRVEGDVTVIKGNQYLASAGEVTGHSQEIGQVVEWVWYKLKSLVSTKEETMQNNDKSRLETAFFVG from the coding sequence ATGCAGTGTGAAGATTCTGTATTTGATGAATTGATGAACAAAGTACTCGATGGTGAAGCGACTACGGAAGAAGAGCGTGTCTTTCATGCTCATCTGGAAGAATGTGAATCATGTAAAGAAGAATACGAGTTGCTTTTAGATACTCTAAAAGAATTACAGTTACAGAACCATTCTATAAAGGCGCCTGAAGGATTTACTCAGGCTGTTATGGCAAAGCTGCCTAAAGAGAAGCAGCAGATCAAATGGAAACGATGGATGCAGCGTCATCCTGCTTTAACGGCAGCGGCGATCTTTATGTTCTTTATGGCAGCATCCGTTTTCACCAGCTATAATCAGCAAGACCTGGCTGTTGTAAAAGGAGAAGGAAACCTTCAGATTAAAAAGGCTGAAAGGGTAGTCGTTGTCCCAGCTGGAGAAACGATAAAAGGCGACCTTGTCGTTGAGAATGCAGACGTCCGAATTGAAGGAAGAGTAGAGGGCGACGTCACAGTAATAAAAGGTAATCAGTATCTTGCATCAGCAGGAGAGGTGACGGGCCACAGTCAGGAAATCGGCCAAGTTGTCGAATGGGTATGGTACAAGTTGAAATCGTTGGTTAGTACAAAAGAAGAAACAATGCAAAATAACGATAAGAGCCGTTTAGAGACGGCTTTTTTTGTTGGGTAA
- the cdaA gene encoding diadenylate cyclase CdaA — protein MLPIADFNIFNYLTQIIDILLVTYVIYKLIMIIRGTKAVQLLKGISVIIVVWFLSSSFDLRTMSWLMDKVITYGLLAIIIIFQPELRRALEQLGRGRFFSRTGIPEEEETEKTIAAIVKSTNYMSKRRIGAIISIERETGLSEYVETGIPIQAHLTSELLTNIFVPNTPLHDGAVIIKQSQVFAAGCYLPLTESPFVSKELGTRHRAALGISEVTDAITVIVSEETGTISLTKNGEIYRNLDEESLRNLLNAELIIANKSTSSTRWNWRGKKNGQTP, from the coding sequence ATGTTACCAATCGCAGATTTTAATATTTTTAATTACCTTACACAAATAATTGATATTTTATTGGTGACGTATGTCATCTATAAATTGATCATGATTATCCGGGGAACGAAAGCTGTTCAGTTGTTAAAAGGGATAAGCGTGATCATCGTAGTATGGTTCCTGAGCAGCTCGTTCGATCTTCGGACGATGTCTTGGCTGATGGATAAAGTCATTACATATGGTTTGCTTGCCATTATTATTATCTTCCAGCCAGAGCTGAGAAGAGCGCTGGAACAGCTTGGACGAGGCAGATTCTTTTCAAGGACGGGAATTCCTGAAGAAGAGGAAACTGAGAAAACGATCGCGGCCATTGTAAAGTCTACAAACTATATGTCTAAACGCCGTATCGGAGCAATCATCTCAATAGAAAGAGAAACAGGATTGAGTGAGTACGTAGAGACTGGGATTCCGATTCAAGCGCATTTAACTTCCGAGCTGTTAACAAATATTTTTGTACCGAATACACCGCTTCACGATGGAGCTGTCATTATAAAACAAAGCCAGGTTTTTGCAGCCGGCTGTTATTTGCCGCTTACAGAAAGTCCGTTTGTATCAAAAGAGCTTGGAACAAGACACAGAGCAGCATTAGGGATCAGTGAAGTGACAGATGCTATAACGGTTATAGTTTCTGAGGAAACAGGTACGATCTCCCTTACAAAAAACGGGGAAATCTATCGGAATCTGGACGAAGAGTCTTTAAGAAATTTGTTGAATGCAGAATTGATTATTGCGAACAAGTCCACTTCCTCAACTCGCTGGAATTGGAGGGGAAAGAAAAATGGACAAACTCCTTAA